The genomic region GACCTCACCCGAAGACTGTTGGAGACTGCCAGCGCAACCGGGCAGAAGCTCGACATCGCCAACGGCCTTTGTCTGACCGGCGGCGGCGTAAGCCCCGAATACAAGAGCTTGCTCGAGAACAGCTACGATGCGGAACTGTTCGCCGGCTCGGTAGACAAGATCAACGCCTGGGTGAACGACAAGACGGAGGGGAAGATCGACAAGATCCTCGAGCAGCTATCCCCCAACTCGGTATGCGTGCTGCTCAACGCGATCTATTTCAAGAGTCTCTGGGAGAGTCAGTTCGAGAAAAGCAATACCCGTAACGCCCCCTTCATGGTGTCGCCCGGCAAAGAGGTGAGTGTTCCGCTCATGTATCAGAAATGCAGCCTCCGGATTCTGCACAAGGAGAAGTTTCAGGCCGCTTCCATCCCGTACAAAGGCGGGAAGATGTCCATGATCATCCTGTTGCCGGACGACGTGGACGGGCTGCCCGCGCTCGAGAAACAGCTGAGCGCACAGAGTCTCGCGCAATGGCTCGGCGAGCTTGACAAGGCGTTCAGTGAGGAGATCAGTTTCTTTCTCCCCAAATACAAGCTTGAAACCGAGTACGACCTCGTGAGCCATTTCAAGGCTCTGGGTATGCTGGATGCGTTCGACTCGAGCGGCAAAGCGGATTTTACCGGCATGGGATGGCGGAAGGGCGAGCTTTGGATTTCCCAGGTCAAGCACAAGGCGTTTGTCGAGGTGAATGAGGAAGGCACGGAGGCCGCGGCCGCCACGGCCGTTGAGATGGTAACCAAACAGGCGGGGCGGCCCCGCGTTTTTCGAGCCGATCACCCGTTCTTGTTCCTGATACGCGATAATGAGACAGGCGCCCTGCTGTTTCTGGGGAGGCTTGTCAACCCCGCCGCGGCGTGAACGCCGGAGCCTCCTATCAAAGGGGGCGTTACACGACGACGGCGGGGCAGGGAGGGAGACACGTCCGCCCTTAGACGCGCAGTTCCCCATTCTCCGTGTTTGGATAGGTCAGCGGGATACGCGGCCCGAGGCATCGCCCCCCATGAGCTTCTCGACCTCCGCGACGCGCACCAGGTTGAAGTCGCCGTGGATCGAGTGTTTCAGGCACGAGGCCGCCACGGCGAAATCAATCGCTTTCTGGGGTTCGCCATAGGTGAGCAGGCCGTAGATGAGCCCGCCGCAGAAGCTGTCGCCCCCCCCGACGCGGTCTACAATGGGCACAATATCGAACGCCGGGCCCTCGTAGAACGCGCCTTCGTGATAGAGCACGCCGCTCCACGTGTTGTGGCTCGCTGACAATGAGCCCCGCAGCGTGATGGCCACCATCTTGAGATTGGGGAACCGCCCGGCGAGCTTCTCGCATACTTGGCGGTACGAGGCCGCATCCACTTTTCCGGCAGTTACGTCAGCGCCCGTGGCCTGGATGCCGAAGACCTTCTCGGCGTCTTCCTCGTTGCCGACCGCCGCGTCGCAAAGCGAGACGAGGCCGGGCATGACCTCACCCGCCTGTTTGCCCCATTTCCAGAGTTTGGCCCGGTAATTGAGGTCGCAGGAAACGGTGAGGCCCATCTCGCGAGCGGTCTTTGCGGCATTGAGACACTCGCGCGCGGCCTCTTCCGAGATGGCGGGGGTGATGCCGGTCCAGTGGAACCATTGTGCGCCGGCAAACACCCTCTTCCAATCAATGGCGCCGGCGGGGATTGTCGCAATGGCGGATTTCGCGCGGTCGTAGATGACCTTGCTCGCCCGCTGGACGGCGCCCGTCTCGAGGAAATACAGGCCCAGGCGTTCGCCGCCGCGAACAACGTGGTCCACGCCTATGCCGTATTGCCGCAGGAAATTGAGGCAGGCGTCGCCGAGCTCGTTGGCGGGCAGGCGCGTCACGAACTGCGTGGGGACGCCAAACTGGGCCAGAGACGCCGCCACGTTGGCCTCGCCGCCCGCGAACGTCACCTCAAACTGCCGGTTCTGTATGAAGCGCTCGTGGGCAGGCGTCGCCAGGCGCATCATGATTTCCCCGAAAGTTACCACGGTCTTCATCGGAAACTTCCCTATAATCGAAATTCTCCGCCATGAAACACCGTACGAACAATGGCACAACAGCGGGTGGGAAGCAAGTGACGATTCAGAGCAGGAGACTGGCGGAAGGTTGTCAATGTGCGTCGCGGCGATTGAAACGCCTGCCATGCTCTGCTTTAATCACTCGGGGGAACGAGGCACGTCTTGGAACCCGAACACGAAGAGGAGCGCCTGCGGTAATGCGCGGGACCATCGCAACGATAGCCTTCCTGCTGTGGATGACATGCCCTGCGGCGGCCCTGGTGCAATCCGGGAAGGTCAACGAAACCGGCTTTACGGTTTATGCGCCCGACTGGACGTGGCAGAAGTGCGACATCAATATCCTTATCGTATTCGAGAACCCGGCGCCGCACCCGGTCGCGCACACCGTCGAACTTGTGGTGCCGGTGGCGTTCAAGGCTCACTTCGGCTATGCGGGTGCGGCGTCGATTCCGTCGGGCGCGCTGACGCGCACTGTCACCGTGCCTGCCAACGAAACCGCCCGCACGGCGATCACCAAGATCACCGCCCTGGACGGATTTCCCCTCCAACTATATCCCTTGTCGCTGCGCATCGCACAAGAAGGCGGAGCCGGTGAACAGGAAATTGCGTATTCAATGCAGACCGTGCGAGGGGCAGCGGTCAATCCTGGTAAGTGGGCGTTGTATCTCCCGGTGGGCGTCGCGCTGGCGTTTTGCCTCGTGTTCGTACTGGTGATTCGCCGGTTTGCGGCGCCGGGCGCGTGGAGACGTCCCAACGAACCTGTAACCCCGACAAACGACAGGCCCGCCTGGGTGGAGCAGGAGCCCTGATGGCCGAGCAGCGGAAAACCACGCATGAGACGGCAGCCCCCTGGAGCCTGAAAGCGGCGCCCCTGGGCTGGCGGTCCATTCTGCTTCTGGGCACGGGCTCGGTCATTGCATCGTTCTACATCGGCACGGGCGACATCACCGTCGCCACCAATATGGGCGCGTTGTTTGAATACAAGTTGTGGTGGACCTATTTCGTGCTCGGCATCGCCGCGTGGGCGCTGATCGACATGTCCGCGCGTTATTTCCTGCAATTCGGGCGCACGCCCATGTGCATGTTCAAAGACGTGCATCCGGCATTTACCATTTACATGTTTCTCGCCGTGGTGGTGTGCGCGACGTTCGGCTCGTACAACCAGTGGAGCGCATGCGCCCTGGTGATCACGGGCTTCGCGCCGGGCGTGCCCATCGAGGTAGCCGGCGCATTGGCGGCGGGCGCCGGCCTGGTCTTTCTGCTCACGGGGGCATACAAACGGGTCGAGTACGTGTTCACCGCCGGCCTTATCGTCCTGATCGTGTGTTTTTTCGGCTCGGCGTTCATGGCGGGCATCAACTGGAAAGACGCCGCGGCCGGTCTCGTGCCCAACGCCCCCGGCAAGGGCTGGGAAAACCTCATGTCGTCCAATGCGGGCAGCATCATCAACGCCTGGCTCATCATTATCTACCCTTACACTATGATCGAGCGCGGATGGTTTTCGGACCGGCTTCAGGGAAAGGTCAACATTCTCCACCGCGCGCGGCTCGACTACGGGTGGGGCATCCTGGCGGCGGGCGTGGTCGCACTGCCGCTCATGGCTACCGCCGCGGCCGTGCTGCATCCCTTCGGGATCGTGCCCCGCAACGACATGGACATGTCGATCCTCCTTGAACCGTTCGCCGGGCGCTTCAGCACAACGTTCTTCCTCGCCGGGCTGTTTATCGCCGCATGGACCTCCGGCATCGGGTGGTGGGTGTGCGGATGCTACGCGCTCCTCGACATCTTCAATCTGCCGATCAAGCTCGATTCGAAACCGATGCGGGTCGGCCTCGTGCTGTTCTTTATCCCCTCGACGCTCCTTCTGCTTCTGCGCATCAACCCCTTTTACCAGATGCTGATCTTCACCGCGTTCCTGTCGCTGGTCTTTCCCGTGATCGGCCTCGTGATGCTCTGGCGCGTCACCCGCCGCGACATGGGCTATTTCCGCTGGTCGCTCCAATCGTGGAAAGGCCGCGCCGTTGTCGCGGGTGACCTGTTCGCCATCGCCCTGAGCATCTACGTGGGAGTATATATGGGCTGGACTCAAATCGGCTCCGTGTTCCTGACGCGGTGAGGGTCGGAATACACCAGGCCCCAGGCAGAGGGCTGCCGCTGTCGTGTGCTCTCCTGACCACGCCACTGTTGCGGCCGCAAGGTCTCCCATCTAGAGAATGCAGGCGAGCTCCCTTCAATCCTGATGGTCTCATGAGCACCTTACTCATGACGTCTTAGGCTGCGCTGAAAAACAGTCTCTGCCGCCCCTTGCGGGGCTGGAATGTGGGCGTTCTTGATCCCAGGGCTGCGCCACGCGTACCGCGTGGCTGGCCCTGGGCTACGGCCTTCAGCCCCTGCGGGGCTGGGGAGACGGTCCTGGGCTACGGCCTTCAGCCCCTGCGGGGCTGGGGAGACGGTCCTGGGCTACNNNNNNNNNNNNNNNNNNNNNNNNNNNNNNNNNNNNNNNNNNNNNNNNNNNNNNNNNNNNNNNNNNNNNNNNNNNNNNNNNNNNNNNNNNNNNNNNNNNNGTCCTGGGCTACGGCCTTCAGCCCCTGCGGGGCTGGGGAGACGGTCCTGGGCTACGGCCTTCAGCCCCTGCGGGGCTGGGGAGACGGTCCTGGGCTACAGCCTGCCGCCCCTTGCGGGGCTGGAATGTGGGCGTTCTTGATCCCAGGGCTGCGCCACGCGTACCGCGTGGCTGGCCCTGGGCTACGGCCTTCCGCCCCTGCGGGGCTGGGGAAGGGCTTCCAAGCCTTGACCGGGGGTGCCATGCATGGGACCTATGACCCTCACACGGCGCGTAAATCCCTCCGCCGTGGTGTGGCCTCCGGACCACGCCACGTCTGTGACCCTTCGCTGTGGTGTGGTCTCCGGACCACGCCACGCCTGTGACCCTCCGCTGTGGTGTGGTCTCCCGACCAAGCCACGCCTGTGACCGCAAGGCCTCCGGTTCCTGGTCATTTCACGTTCCCTGACCAGGCAAGACATGTGCAGGACGCTCATGCTGCTTCGGAATCAGGCCTAACGGGAAACGCCTCAAATCCTGTTCACCGGTCAACGTTGTCAAAGGAGTCTTTCCTGGTACCGCTTGGCGGCCGACCTTTGCCGCAGAACTGCGCCCACGGAAAGACAACATCTCCTCAGCGGACTGGGTGCTCTCCATGGTTTTACCTCCGTATGCTTGGAGAAAGCGCAAGGCAATGGTATGCTTTGATTCTTGAACGGTGCTCCAGTCCGTACCTGTACGGAGTTTCTCTCATGGGGAGGGCAAATGCATGACAACGCTGGTCGCGCTCATGACCGTGTATGCCGCATCGGAAACGCTGGCGCATCCGCCGTTTCCGGAACATGGACTCGACTTCAACACGCCTGCCATGACGTGGGACGAGGCCCTGCCCCTTGGCAACGGCATCATGGGCGCGCTGCTGTGGGGCGATGGCGCGCCGTTGAACATCTCCCTTGACCGCACCGACCTGTGGGACCTGCGCCCCGTGCCGGAGTTTCAGTCGGAGGACTATTCCTATGCCGTCATGCGTGAATGGGAAAAGGCAGGCCGCTACGAGGAACTGGCCAAGATGTACGAACTGCCCTACCACCGGCCCGCGCCCACCAAGATCCCGGCGGGACGCCTGACCCTCGCTTTTGAGAATGCCGCGTTCAGGAATACGCGCCTCGACCTGGCCACCGCGACAGGGAGCGCTTCGTTCGGCGATGGCGCGCATGTCACGGCTTGGATTCACGCAACCGCTCCTCTAGGAGTGCTCGAGATCGAGGCCAGGTCTCTCATCAGACCGGAGCTGGTGGCGCCCCTGTTTGGAGGCAAGGAGCACGTCCAGTCAGAAATCGCTATCGAGGCCGGCGAACTGGCGCAGCTTGGATATGGCCCGCCGCAGGAAACCTCAGGAGACCAGTTCGCGGCGTACGAGCAGGAAGGCTGGGGCGGATTCCGTTTCTCCGTGTACGTGGGCTGGCGCTTCGATGAAGGCGCGGGCAAAACCACCGTCGTCTGGACGGTGGCCTCGAGTTTCGAGGGGGACGAGCCCATGGCCATCGCGAAGGCCCGGGTGGAGAAAGCCCTTGACGGCGGCTTGAACGCCCTGCGGACGGAGCATCTCGAGTGGTGGCGCGCTTTCTGGGACCGCACGTGGCTTCGCGTGCCCAATCCCCGCATTGAGCGCCAGTGGTACCTCGACACATACAAACTGGGCGCTGCGGCGCGGCCCGATGCGCCGCCCGTGAGCCTGCAAGGGCCCTGGACCGCCGACAACGGCAAACTGCCGCCGTGGAAAGGCGATTACCATCACGACCTGAACACCCAGATGACCTATTGGCCCTGTTACAGCGGTAATCGTCTCGAAGCCGGCCAGGGTTTTGTCGACTGGTTGTGGGAGCACCGCGATAATTGCCGCGCATGGACCCGCACTTTCTTTGATATGCCGGGACTGGCCGTCCCCATGACCACCGACCTCCACTGCAACCAGATCGGCGGGTGGCGCCAGTACACCCACTCGGCGATGATGGGCGCGTGGCTCGCGCAACATTTCTATTGGCAATGGAAATACAGCGGCGACCCGGACTTCCTGCGCGGGCACGCCTACCCGTACGCGCGCGAGTGCGCCGTATTCGTCGAGGCCGTCACCAGCGAACGCGACGCAAAGGGCCTGCGCACCTTGCCATTGAGTTCGTCGCCCGAGTTCTACGACAACAAGCCCGAGGCCTGGTTCCCGACGATTACGACGCATGACCTCTCGCTGTGCCGCTGGCTGTTCGGCGCGGCCGCGGAAATGGCGGACCTGTTGGGCGAAAAAGAAGACGCCGCGCACTGGCGCGGGGTGCTTTCCGAGTTCCCGCAGTTGTTTCGGGGCGAAAACGGCGCTCTCCTGGTCGCCGAAAACCATCCGCTGCCGTTTTCCCACCGGCATCACTCGCACCTCATGGCCATCTATCCGCTCGGGCTCGTGGACTGGGCGAACGGGGAGGAAGACCAGCGCACCATGCGCGCCTCAATCGAGGAACTCGAGAAATTCGGTCCGGGCGCATGGGTAGGGTTCAGCTACACGTGGCTGGCCAGTCTGGCCGCCCGTGCGCGTGACGGCGAACGCGCCGGGAAAGCCCTCGACATCTTCGCGGAGGCCTTCGTGTTGCGGAGCAGCTTCAATGCCAACGGCGACCAGACCGGGAAGGGATACAGCACCTTCACGTACCGCCCGTTTACGCTCGAGACCAATTGCTCGAACGCTTCCGGCCTCCAGGAAATGCTGCTCCAGAGCCACACGGGCGTGATCGATGTGTTTCCCGCCATCCCCGCTGATTGGGCCGACGTGGCCTTCCACAATCTGCGGGCACAGGGCGCATTCCTGGTATCGGCCGAGAAACGCGACGGGAAAATGGTTTCCTTGAGGGTCCAGGCCGAACGCGGGGGAGTTGCACGCCTCCGCCTTCCCGGCACAGACACCATAAAAACCTTCGAACTCGCTCCGGGCGCTTCGATAGACGTGTTAACCACGGGATAAGTCCAGCTATCACTTGACTTGCGTGATGCACTCAGCCGGATGGCTGGTGAATTTGTGACAGATCAGCACGAATTCTGAATAAAGGGCCGCTCTTCACGTGTTTACTGCTCAGTACAGTTAAAGCATAGGCACATAGAACGATATGAAAATGGAACCAGCAAGGGTACAAGCTCTTTCTGTTGAGATGTGGGATGCGAATGTGGCAACATGGCATGCTTTTTTCACCATTGAATCTATTTTCAATAGAATTGGCGATAGACCACCTGGACAATCCAGCTGCCGGGCATTCGTGACACAATCCACAAGAATCCAATGTCTAAGGTAGTACCCAAGGGGGATTGATTGAGCACATGGCTGTACACAAGATAAAGAAAGGCTTGAATCTTCCTATTGCCGGCGAGCCGCGGCAGGAAATCGAAGCCGCTCCGCAGCCCACGCACGTGGCCGTCGTGGCAGCTGACTATCCGGGCATGCGCCCGACCATGCATGTCCAGGAAGGTGAAACAGTTAAGCGCGGCCAGTTGTTGTTTGAGGACAAAAAGACGCCCGGTGTGCGCTATACGGCCCCGGGGGCGGGCAAAGTTGCCGCGATCAGTCGCGGCGACCGCCGCGCCCTCCAGACCGTCGTCATCGAACTGAGCGAAAACGAGCGACGCGGCTCGATGACAGACGAAGATTATGCCGTCTTTGAATCGTTCCGGGACAAGGCGCCAGCCACCCTCAAGCGCCAGGAACTCATCGACCTTCTCGTCGAATCGGGCCTTTGGACAACGTTGCGGACCCGCCCCTTCGGCAAAGTCCCCGCAATTGACGCGACGCCTCATTCGATTTTCGTCACGGCCATTGATACCAATCCCCTGGCGCCTTCGGTCGAG from Candidatus Hydrogenedentota bacterium harbors:
- a CDS encoding serpin family protein, which encodes MRNRQWTLSAILVGAISAAVYGEPAAAEPSEGAGLQSVVQGNTAFAVDLYRRLSEEPGNLFVSPYSISLALGMTYGGARGNTALEMAAALHFPESQEALHPALKDLTRRLLETASATGQKLDIANGLCLTGGGVSPEYKSLLENSYDAELFAGSVDKINAWVNDKTEGKIDKILEQLSPNSVCVLLNAIYFKSLWESQFEKSNTRNAPFMVSPGKEVSVPLMYQKCSLRILHKEKFQAASIPYKGGKMSMIILLPDDVDGLPALEKQLSAQSLAQWLGELDKAFSEEISFFLPKYKLETEYDLVSHFKALGMLDAFDSSGKADFTGMGWRKGELWISQVKHKAFVEVNEEGTEAAAATAVEMVTKQAGRPRVFRADHPFLFLIRDNETGALLFLGRLVNPAAA
- a CDS encoding sugar kinase — translated: MKTVVTFGEIMMRLATPAHERFIQNRQFEVTFAGGEANVAASLAQFGVPTQFVTRLPANELGDACLNFLRQYGIGVDHVVRGGERLGLYFLETGAVQRASKVIYDRAKSAIATIPAGAIDWKRVFAGAQWFHWTGITPAISEEAARECLNAAKTAREMGLTVSCDLNYRAKLWKWGKQAGEVMPGLVSLCDAAVGNEEDAEKVFGIQATGADVTAGKVDAASYRQVCEKLAGRFPNLKMVAITLRGSLSASHNTWSGVLYHEGAFYEGPAFDIVPIVDRVGGGDSFCGGLIYGLLTYGEPQKAIDFAVAASCLKHSIHGDFNLVRVAEVEKLMGGDASGRVSR
- a CDS encoding glycoside hydrolase N-terminal domain-containing protein → MTTLVALMTVYAASETLAHPPFPEHGLDFNTPAMTWDEALPLGNGIMGALLWGDGAPLNISLDRTDLWDLRPVPEFQSEDYSYAVMREWEKAGRYEELAKMYELPYHRPAPTKIPAGRLTLAFENAAFRNTRLDLATATGSASFGDGAHVTAWIHATAPLGVLEIEARSLIRPELVAPLFGGKEHVQSEIAIEAGELAQLGYGPPQETSGDQFAAYEQEGWGGFRFSVYVGWRFDEGAGKTTVVWTVASSFEGDEPMAIAKARVEKALDGGLNALRTEHLEWWRAFWDRTWLRVPNPRIERQWYLDTYKLGAAARPDAPPVSLQGPWTADNGKLPPWKGDYHHDLNTQMTYWPCYSGNRLEAGQGFVDWLWEHRDNCRAWTRTFFDMPGLAVPMTTDLHCNQIGGWRQYTHSAMMGAWLAQHFYWQWKYSGDPDFLRGHAYPYARECAVFVEAVTSERDAKGLRTLPLSSSPEFYDNKPEAWFPTITTHDLSLCRWLFGAAAEMADLLGEKEDAAHWRGVLSEFPQLFRGENGALLVAENHPLPFSHRHHSHLMAIYPLGLVDWANGEEDQRTMRASIEELEKFGPGAWVGFSYTWLASLAARARDGERAGKALDIFAEAFVLRSSFNANGDQTGKGYSTFTYRPFTLETNCSNASGLQEMLLQSHTGVIDVFPAIPADWADVAFHNLRAQGAFLVSAEKRDGKMVSLRVQAERGGVARLRLPGTDTIKTFELAPGASIDVLTTG
- a CDS encoding divalent metal cation transporter: MAEQRKTTHETAAPWSLKAAPLGWRSILLLGTGSVIASFYIGTGDITVATNMGALFEYKLWWTYFVLGIAAWALIDMSARYFLQFGRTPMCMFKDVHPAFTIYMFLAVVVCATFGSYNQWSACALVITGFAPGVPIEVAGALAAGAGLVFLLTGAYKRVEYVFTAGLIVLIVCFFGSAFMAGINWKDAAAGLVPNAPGKGWENLMSSNAGSIINAWLIIIYPYTMIERGWFSDRLQGKVNILHRARLDYGWGILAAGVVALPLMATAAAVLHPFGIVPRNDMDMSILLEPFAGRFSTTFFLAGLFIAAWTSGIGWWVCGCYALLDIFNLPIKLDSKPMRVGLVLFFIPSTLLLLLRINPFYQMLIFTAFLSLVFPVIGLVMLWRVTRRDMGYFRWSLQSWKGRAVVAGDLFAIALSIYVGVYMGWTQIGSVFLTR